In a single window of the Opitutales bacterium genome:
- a CDS encoding D-tyrosyl-tRNA(Tyr) deacylase produces MRAVIQRVTHATCRVDHKTTGAIESGLLVFLGFERDDSDEEQSWLIKKILQLRVFEDDSGRMNHSISETGGGILLISQFILLGSIQKGTRPSFNRAEDPAIAEARYHSTLDRLRAQHAGQVASGKFAADMQIEAHNDGPVTLVIDSRRRDF; encoded by the coding sequence ATGCGCGCCGTCATTCAACGAGTCACCCACGCCACTTGTCGTGTAGACCATAAAACAACCGGAGCCATCGAATCGGGGCTGCTGGTCTTCCTTGGTTTTGAACGCGATGACTCCGATGAAGAACAAAGCTGGCTGATCAAAAAAATACTCCAGCTACGCGTTTTCGAAGATGACAGCGGCCGGATGAATCACTCTATTTCCGAGACTGGTGGGGGCATCTTGCTCATCTCTCAATTTATCCTGCTTGGTTCCATTCAAAAAGGAACACGCCCATCCTTTAATCGAGCTGAAGACCCGGCAATCGCAGAGGCTCGATATCATTCAACCTTAGACCGACTTCGCGCCCAGCATGCCGGACAAGTAGCCAGTGGCAAATTTGCCGCCGACATGCAGATTGAAGCCCACAATGACGGCCCTGTCACCCTGGTCATCGACTCGCGGAGACGAGATTTTTAA